From Pempheris klunzingeri isolate RE-2024b chromosome 16, fPemKlu1.hap1, whole genome shotgun sequence, a single genomic window includes:
- the LOC139215747 gene encoding oocyte zinc finger protein XlCOF28-like gives MSADRHMFPPPSSPSPPGAVEGFGGVDPESGPPSETETLRMFVTERLAAAVDDILGEFVKTVSRYREQIDRQRRQLDGLRSEEGRRNPEEDPLQASSWIKRCPDERTDFGPSAAHIKTEAADEDAGAPELNGPEAPLAECSETEDGGDYWREAAGLWAPEEAEGQSSSLSSTAKSPADPALRPPPAFGCKVCGESFQRISYLLNHSSAHLRDCGLCGKRLERTESVKLHLRAHRDTSFCCSVCGQSFTQRGNLRMHMRIHSGERPHGCTVCGKSFGRRATLVRHVRSHTGEKPYICTYCGRGFVEKGNLTVHLRTHTGERPYWCSVCDRRFSQLSCYYKHPCQRGGRADCPKTVKTGEDARLGHVTCYPRILSVWSSDRDLRDTPGVTVPLHPPGGTGSGPHWFSRKEEEEEEEEDLWRLRQDDPSQLSEAGFVLFQSGGVTNELDGDHMTSSLSKVPCPDLDGPEPDPRLDPRLDPRPGPSVRRTCSDVDEDAAEAPDPASGNGQLDSVEPEAPLSEVVDSYICTICGRAFAQRGHWAKHVQVHRKVETKADKSYTCDICGKRLTRFDGYQKHLRIHTGEKPYCCEECGRRFSDNSNYKRHIRTHMGLRGQQS, from the exons ATGTCCGCAGACCGGCACATGTTCCCCCCGCCCTCCTCTCCGTCCCCTCCCGGAGCGGTGGAGGGTTTCGGCGGCGTGGACCCTGAGAGCGGCCCGCCGTCAGAGACGGAGACCCTGAGGATGTTCGTTACCGAGCGGCTGGCGGCGGCGGTGGACGACATCCTGGGAGAGTTCGTGAAAACGGTGAGCCGGTACCGGGAGCAGATAGACCGGCAGCGGAGACAGCTGGACGGCCTGAGGTCCGAGGAGGGCAGGAGGAACCCGGAGGAAG ACCCCCTCCAGGCCTCCTCCTGGATCAAACGCTGCCCTGATGAGCGGACAGACTTCGGCCCTTCGGCCGCTCACATTAAAACCGAAGCCGCCGATGAGGACGCTGGAGCTCCGGAACTAAACGGTCCTGAAGCGCCGCTCGCCGAGTGCTCAGAGACCGAAGACGGCGGAGACTACTGGAGGGAGGCGGCGGGACTTTGGGCGCCGGAAGAAGCCGAAGGACAAAGTTCTTCTCTCAGTTCGACGGCAAAGAGCCCCGCCGATCCGGCGCTTCGGCCCCCGCCGGCGTTTGGCTGTAAAGTTTGCGGCGAGTCCTTCCAGCGGATCAGCTACCTGCTCAATCACTCCTCGGCGCACCTGAGAGACTGCGGCCTGTGCGGGAAGCGGCTGGAGCGCACGGAGAGCGTGAAGCTGCACCTCCGGGCTCACAGAGACACGTCGTTCTGCTGCAGCGTCTGCGGCCAGAGCTTCACCCAGCGGGGGAACCTGAGGATGCACATGAGGATCCACTCCGGCGAGCGGCCGCACGGCTGCACCGTCTGCGGCAAGAGCTTCGGCAGGAGGGCCACGCTGGTGCGGCACGTCCGCAGCCACACGGGAGAGAAGCCGTACATCTGCACGTACTGCGGCCGCGGCTTCGTGGAGAAGGGCAACCTGACGGTGCACCTGCGGACTCACACGGGCGAGAGGCCGTACTGGTGCTCCGTCTGCGACAGGCGCTTCAGCCAACTGTCCTGCTACTACAAGCACCCCTGTCAGAGGGGGGGCCGGGCGGACTGCCCCAAAACA GTGAAGACAGGTGAAGACGCTCGTCTCGGTCACGTGACATGTTACCCCAG GATCCTGTCAGTGTGGAGCAGTGACAGGGACCTGAGGGACACTCCGGGGGTCACTGTCCCCCTTCACCCCCCAGGTGGGACCGGCTCAGGCCCCCACTGGTTCAGCAGAAAG gaggaagaggaggaggaggaggaggacctgtGGCGGCTCCGGCAGGACGACCCCTCCCAGCTCAGCGAGGCCGGCTTCGTGCTGTTCCAGAGCGGCGGTGTGACAAACGAGCTGGACGGCGACCACATGACCTCCTCGCTCTCAAAGGTCCCGTGCCCGGACCTGGACGGCCCCGAGCCGGACCCCCGGCTGGACCCCCGGCTGGACCCCCGGCCGGGCCCCTCGGTCCGGCGGACCTGCTCGGACGTCGACGAGGACGCCGCGGAAGCTCCGGATCCGGCTTCGGGTAACGGACAGCTGGACTCCGTGGAACCGGAGGCGCCTCTGTCTGAGGTCGTGGACTCGTACATTTGCACCATTTGCGGCCGTGCGTTCGCTCAGCGGGGCCACTGGGCCAAACACGTCCAAGTGCACCGCAAGGTCGAGACCAAAGCGGACAAGTCGTACACGTGTGACATCTGCGGGAAGAGACTGACGCGTTTCGACGGTTATCAGAAACACCTGAGAATCCACACAGGTGAGAAACCTTACTGCTGTGAGGAGTGTGGCCGCAGGTTCAGCGACAACTCTAATTACAAACGGCACATTCGCACACACATGGGTCTGAGAGGGCAGCAGAGCTGA
- the LOC139215155 gene encoding zinc finger protein OZF-like, with product MKPESTQHRADVQQLVVSKEEVPPEQQQRSPSLDQEEPPEPPHIKEEEEEVWSSQGGEQLGGLEEADITKITFSPVAVKSEDDDEEKPQSSQLHQSQTEENREDCGGSEPAGNFDPDHHEKTTQSSECDTDDSCDWEETREPQSGLNPLQNKVVPLSDEDCNTGKTPVSSSEDVPSSDHKGRLQKHSGTEEKPFSCPVCGKRYSWKTSVTHHMRRHTEGKRFSCTVCKASFSVRDSLVRHMRIHTGEKPFSCSVCKKTFTLSGDVVRHMRIHTGEKPFCCSICGTRFTQSSSLTSHLSVHTGEKPFSCSVCKASFGVRNRLVKHMKIHTGEKPFSCSVCGKRFGEKGHMREHMSVHTGEKPFTCSVCGKGFSRQATLRQHTSVHTGENPFTCSVCGKGFALEGHLRRHLVVHTGEKPFSCSVCDKRFTQLHNVKKHKCVVENSRTK from the exons ATGAAGCCCGAAAGCACGCAGCACAGAGCAG ACGTCCAGCAGCTGGTGGTGAGTAAAGAAGAGGTTCcccctgagcagcagcagaggagccccagtctggaccaggaggagcCACCAGAGCCTCCTCACattaaggaggaagaggaggaagtctGGAGCAGTCAGGGGGGAGAGCAGCttggagggctggaggaggccgATATCACCAAGATCACATTCTCTCCTGTggctgtgaagagtgaagacgATGATGAAGAGAAGCCTCAgtcctcacagcttcatcagaGCCAAActgaagagaacagagaggactgTGGGGGATCAGAACCAGCTGGGAACTTTGATCCAGATCATCATGAGAAGACTACACAGTCCTCTGAGTGTGACACTGATGACAGTTGTGACTGGGAGGAGACCAGAGAACCTCAGTCAGGTTTAAACCCTCTGCAGAACAAAGTTGTACCTCTGAGTGATGAAGACTGTAACACTGGAAAAACACCAGTCAGCTCCTCTGAAGATGTTCCAAGCTCTGATCACAAGGGACgtctgcagaaacacagtggAACAGaagagaaaccatttagttgCCCAGTTTGTGGTAAAAGATACTCCTGGAAGACCTCCGTAACACATCATATGAGACGTCATACAGAAGGAAAACGTTTCAGCTGCACAGTTTGTAAAGCAAGTTTCAGTGTCAGAGACAGTTTAGTTagacacatgagaatccacactGGGGAGAAACCCTTTAGTTGCTCAGTTTGTAAAAAGACTTTTACATTGAGTGGAGATGTTGTGAGGCACATGAGGATCCACACAGGGGAGAAACCCTTCTGTTGCTCCATCTGTGGTACCAGGTTCACACAAAGCTCCAGTTTGACGTCACACTTAAGTGTTCATACAGGAGAAAAACCTTTCAGCTGCTCAGTCTGTAAAGCAAGTTTTGGTGTCAGAAACCGTTTGGTTAAGCACATGAAAATTCACACAGGGGAGAAACCCTTTAGTTGTTCAGTTTGTGGTAAAAGATTTGGAGAAAAGGGGCATATGAGAGAACACATGAGTGTTCACACGGGGGAGAAACCGTTCACTTGTTCAGTTTGTGGTAAAGGATTTTCACGACAGGCAACTCTGAGACAGCACACGTCTGTCCACACGGGGGAGAACCCTTTTACTTGTTCGGTTTGTGGTAAAGGATTTGCTTTAGAGGGACATCTGAGACGACACCTGGTTGTTCACACGGGGGAGAAACCCTTCAGCTGCAGCGTTTGCGATAAAAGATTCACTCAACTCCATAATgtcaaaaaacacaagtgtgtcGTTGAGAACAGCAGAACTAAATGA
- the LOC139215748 gene encoding zinc finger protein 664-like, which produces MSADRHMFPPPSSPSPPGAVEGFGGVDPQSGPPSETETLRMFVTERLAAAVDDILGEFVKTVSRYREQIDRQRRQLDGLRSEEGRRNPEEDVHQLFVGQEEVSQQEWSPGLDQEEPPEPLHIKEEEEELWTSQGGEQFRGLEEADIIKFTFNPVHVNSEEDDGEEPQSSQFHQSQSEENRDAELKTEACGGSGPARNLNPGKRFSCSVCKKTFQWRADVVKHMRIHTGEKPFSCSICGTRFANSSNLTKHLRVHTGEKPYTCSVCKASFGFRNSLATHMRIHTGEKPFCCTVCGKGFAQKGSLIKHLTVHTGEKPFSCSVCGKSFTRLHYVKKHKCAGVKIRKI; this is translated from the exons ATGTCCGCAGACCGGCACATGTTCCCCCCGCCCTCCTCTCCGTCCCCTCCCGGAGCGGTGGAGGGTTTCGGCGGCGTGGACCCTCAGAGCGGCCCGCCGTCAGAGACGGAGACCCTGAGGATGTTCGTTACCGAGCGGCTGGCGGCGGCGGTGGACGACATCCTGGGAGAGTTCGTGAAAACGGTGAGCCGGTACCGGGAGCAGATAGACCGGCAGCGGAGACAGCTGGACGGCCTGAGGTCCGAGGAGGGCAGGAGGAACCCGGAGGAAG ACGTCCACCAGCTGTTTGTCGGTCAAGAGGAAGTTTCTCAGCAGGAGTGGAGCCCCGgtctggaccaggaggagcCACCAGAGCCGCTACACattaaagaggaagaggaggaactcTGGACCAGTCAGGGGGGAGAGCAGTTTCgagggctggaggaggccgATATCATCAAGTTCACATTCAATCCCGTCCATGTGAATAGTGAAGAAGACGACGGAGAGGAGCCTCAGTCGTCACAGTTTCATCAGAGCCAGTCTGAAGAGAACAGAGATGCAGAATTAAAAACGGAGGCTTGTGGAGGGTCGGGACCGGCCAGGAACTTGAATCCTGGAAAACGTTTCAGTTGCTCAGTTTGTAAAAAAACTTTTCAATGGAGGGCAGATGTTGTGAAGCACATGAGGATCCACACAGGGGAGAAACCCTTCAGCTGCTCCATCTGTGGCACCAGATTCGCAAACAGTTCAAATCTGACCAAACACTTAAGAGTTCATACGGGAGAAAAACCGTACACCTGCTCCGTTTGTAAAGCAAGTTTTGGGTTCAGAAACAGTTTGGCTACACACATGAGAATCCATACTGGGGAGAAACCGTTCTGCTGTACGGTTTGTGGCAAAGGATTTGCACAAAAGGGATCCCTGATAAAACACTTGACTGTCCACACGGGGGAGAAACCATTCAGTTGTAGCGTTTGTGGTAAAAGTTTCACTCGGCTGCACTATgtcaaaaaacacaagtgtgctGGTGTGAAGATCAGAAAGATCTGA
- the LOC139215750 gene encoding zinc finger protein 558-like, giving the protein MSADRHMFPPPSSPSPPGAVEGFGGVDPQSGPPSETETLRMFVTERLAAAVDDILGEFVKTVSRYREQIDRQRRQLDGLRSEEGRRNPEEDVQQLVVSKEEVPPEQQQRSPSLDQEEPPEPPHIKEEEEELWSSQGGEQLGGLEEADITKITFSPVAVKSEDDDEEKPRSSQLHQSQTEENREDCGGSEPAGNFDPDHHEKTTQSSECDTDDTCDWEETREPQSGLNPLQNNEDPLSDEDCNTGKTPVSSSEDVPDSSQKGNLQKHGGTQTGEKPFICSICCKRYSLKRYLTAHMRLHSEGKPFSCAVCKTSFGFRNSLVNHMRIHTGEKPFSCSVCGKIFTRKDNLKQHLTVHTGEKPFSCSVCKASFGLRGNLVKHLRNHTGQKPFSCLVCGKRFAQKGYLNQHLRVHTGEKRFSCSICGKGFARKETLRQHMTVHTGEKPFSCSVCDKRFTQLHNVKKHKCVGESSRNR; this is encoded by the exons GAGACGGAGACCCTGAGGATGTTCGTTACCGAGCGGCTGGCGGCGGCGGTGGACGACATCCTGGGAGAGTTCGTGAAAACGGTGAGCCGGTACCGGGAGCAGATAGACCGGCAGCGGAGACAGCTGGACGGCCTGAGGTCCGAGGAGGGCAGGAGGAACCCGGAGGAAG ACGTCCAGCAGCTGGTGGTGAGTAAAGAAGAGGTTCcccctgagcagcagcagaggagccccagtctggaccaggaggagcCACCAGAGCCTCCTCACattaaggaggaagaggaggaactcTGGAGCAGTCAGGGGGGAGAGCAGCttggagggctggaggaggccgATATCACCAAGATCACATTCTCTCCTGTggctgtgaagagtgaagacgATGATGAAGAGAAGCCTCGgtcctcacagcttcatcagaGCCAAActgaagagaacagagaggactgTGGGGGATCAGAACCAGCTGGGAACTTTGATCCAGATCATCATGAGAAGACTACACAGTCCTCTGAGTGTGACACTGATGACACTTGTGACTGGGAGGAGACCAGAGAACCTCAGTCAGGTTTAAACCCTCTGCAGAACAATGAAGATCCTCTGAGTGATGAAGACTGTAACACTGGAAAAACACCAGTCAGCTCCTCTGAAGATGTTCCAGACTCCAGCCAGAAGGGAAATCTGCAGAAACACGGTGGAACCcaaacaggagagaaaccatttattTGTTCAATTTGTTGTAAAAGATACTCACTGAAGAGGTACTTAACAGCTCATATGAGACTTCATTCAGAGGGAAAACCTTTCAGCTGCGCCGTTTGTAAAACAAGCTTCGGGTTCAGAAACAGTTTGGTGAACCACATGAGaattcacacaggagagaaaccatttagttgCTCAGTTTGTGGTAAAATATTCACACGGAAGGATAATCTTAAACAGCATTTGACTGTCCACACCGGGGAGAAACCATTCAGCTGCTCAGTTTGTAAAGCAAGTTTTGGTCTCAGAGGCAATTTGGTTAAACACCTTAGAAACCATACTGGACAGAAACCATTTAGCTGCTTAGTTTGTGGTAAAAGATTTGCTCAAAAGGGATATCTGAACCAACACTTGAGAGTCCACACGGGGGAGAAACGATTCAGTTGTTCAATTTGTGGTAAAGGATTTGCACGAAAGGAAACTCTGAGACAACACATGACCGTCCACACGGGGGAGAAACCCTTCAGTTGCAGTGTTTGTGATAAAAGATTTACTCAGCTCCACAATgtcaaaaaacacaagtgtgttGGTGAGAGCAGCAGAAATAGATGA